In Thermoplasmata archaeon, one genomic interval encodes:
- a CDS encoding helix-hairpin-helix domain-containing protein yields the protein MKAHIDYRESEFSLKLGKIFENISLENLDISDICMEFDEYCIIIERKEYTDYINSVKNGHLWDQLARMYAFNTIFKKPIKRKVLIINNYNSEAEGLQSASIAGSFLEVRYVYNIDLFVTLSDNAFIELIRIFKDREESGKNDKAPVQKWEHSLKKSMDERDWKIYVLSSLPYVGTETATKLLDHFKSIENISKASVIDLKKVKGIGTNKARKIYEILH from the coding sequence ATGAAAGCGCATATAGATTACAGAGAATCTGAATTTTCGCTAAAACTTGGAAAAATATTTGAAAATATATCGCTTGAAAACCTTGATATTTCAGATATCTGTATGGAATTTGATGAGTACTGTATTATTATAGAAAGAAAAGAGTACACTGATTATATCAATTCTGTAAAAAATGGGCATCTATGGGATCAGCTTGCAAGAATGTACGCATTTAACACTATTTTTAAAAAGCCAATAAAAAGAAAGGTGCTGATAATCAACAACTATAATTCTGAGGCTGAAGGGCTACAAAGTGCCAGTATTGCAGGCTCTTTTCTTGAGGTAAGGTATGTTTACAACATTGATCTGTTTGTAACTTTGTCCGATAATGCGTTTATAGAACTGATCAGGATCTTTAAAGATAGAGAAGAATCCGGAAAAAATGATAAGGCCCCGGTGCAGAAATGGGAGCATTCATTGAAAAAGAGCATGGACGAAAGAGACTGGAAAATATATGTACTTTCAAGTTTGCCATATGTGGGCACTGAGACCGCCACAAAATTGCTGGATCATTTTAAGAGCATAGAGAACATTTCAAAGGCGAGTGTTATAGATCTGAAGAAAGTGAAAGGAATAGGCACAAACAAAGCCCGCAAGATTTATGAGATACTGCATTGA
- a CDS encoding SUF system NifU family Fe-S cluster assembly protein: protein MDENLYLDFILEHYKNPRNFGTIEHAQVDEKGSNSSCGDEIELFLKINNNVVEDVKFYGKGCAISQASASILTELIKGKTIEELNNFKSEDLLKELGITLTPVRLKCALLSYEVLKRGLEKYRK from the coding sequence ATGGATGAAAACTTATATTTAGATTTTATACTAGAACATTACAAAAACCCGAGAAACTTCGGGACTATAGAGCATGCGCAGGTAGACGAAAAAGGCAGCAATTCTTCCTGTGGCGATGAGATAGAACTGTTTTTGAAAATAAATAATAATGTAGTGGAAGATGTGAAATTTTACGGAAAAGGATGTGCGATAAGCCAGGCATCTGCATCTATATTGACAGAGCTTATAAAAGGCAAGACAATTGAAGAGCTAAATAATTTTAAGAGTGAAGATCTATTGAAAGAGCTAGGCATTACACTCACGCCGGTTCGTTTAAAATGCGCATTGTTATCTTATGAAGTTTTGAAAAGAGGCCTGGAAAAATACAGAAAATGA
- a CDS encoding cysteine desulfurase encodes MIDTQKIKQDFPILQRIINGKKLTYLDSTATTQKPNSVIDAISDYYRNYNANVHRAIYNIGEVATEKYEAARAKVADFIKARRPEEIIFVRNATEALNLLAYVYGFNYLKEGDEVITTVMEHHSNIVPWQIWSKKGLKLKFVDINDDGTLKMEDYEKLITDRTKIITVAHASNVLGTINDIKKIGKIAHDHNALFIVDAAQSVPHMPVNVQDLNCDFLAFSGHKMLGPMGIGVLYGKYDILENLEPFMGGGEMINEVHKEGATWAETPQKFEAGTPNVAGAIGLSAAIDYLNNIGMQNVRDHEKELVSYALNRLKERKDLDIYGPSDAEKKGGVIAFNFKNINPESLATNMQRQGIMIHSHDVASILDRSGVAVRSGHHCAQPLMDRLGIVATARASFYVYNDKDDIETFIDGLDNIYKILKIK; translated from the coding sequence ATGATTGATACACAAAAAATAAAGCAGGATTTTCCAATTTTGCAAAGAATTATAAATGGAAAGAAACTTACTTACTTAGATAGCACAGCAACAACCCAGAAACCGAATAGTGTAATAGATGCAATTTCTGATTATTATCGAAATTACAATGCCAATGTACACAGAGCCATTTACAATATTGGAGAAGTGGCTACTGAAAAATATGAAGCTGCAAGAGCGAAGGTTGCGGATTTTATAAAAGCGCGCAGGCCGGAAGAGATCATATTTGTAAGAAACGCTACTGAGGCTTTGAACCTGCTTGCTTACGTTTACGGCTTTAATTATCTGAAAGAAGGCGATGAAGTCATTACGACAGTGATGGAACATCATTCAAACATAGTTCCATGGCAGATCTGGTCCAAAAAAGGGTTGAAGCTCAAGTTTGTAGACATTAATGATGACGGGACACTAAAAATGGAAGATTATGAAAAGCTTATTACTGACCGAACCAAAATAATCACGGTTGCGCATGCCTCTAATGTTCTGGGCACAATCAATGACATCAAGAAAATCGGAAAAATAGCGCATGACCACAATGCCCTGTTTATAGTTGATGCTGCACAATCAGTACCTCATATGCCAGTAAATGTTCAGGACCTGAACTGTGATTTTCTGGCATTTTCCGGGCACAAGATGCTTGGTCCTATGGGGATCGGAGTGCTTTATGGAAAATATGACATTCTAGAAAATCTAGAACCGTTTATGGGCGGTGGCGAGATGATTAATGAAGTGCATAAAGAAGGTGCAACATGGGCAGAAACACCACAGAAATTTGAGGCAGGAACTCCAAACGTTGCAGGTGCTATAGGATTAAGTGCAGCTATAGACTATCTGAATAATATAGGTATGCAGAATGTAAGAGATCATGAAAAAGAGCTGGTATCCTATGCTTTGAACCGATTGAAAGAGAGAAAAGACCTGGATATATACGGACCGTCAGATGCTGAAAAAAAAGGAGGCGTGATTGCTTTTAATTTTAAAAACATCAATCCTGAAAGTCTTGCCACCAACATGCAGAGGCAGGGAATAATGATACATTCTCATGATGTTGCATCGATTCTTGACCGGTCAGGAGTGGCAGTTAGATCCGGGCACCATTGTGCGCAGCCGCTTATGGATCGACTTGGCATAGTAGCTACTGCGAGAGCGAGTTTTTATGTGTACAATGATAAGGATGATATAGAGACATTTATAGATGGCTTGGATAACATTTATAAAATATTAAAGATTAAGTGA
- a CDS encoding SufD family Fe-S cluster assembly protein yields the protein MISDDDLINISNSNNEPGWFLDLRLKNLELFHFFQSRKIADSPVEKNYFDKDKYIQNLLDNFSNKQKTKGLFEYKNNRVCFDLSQKKDLDIHLNLDGVEIIDINDAIKKYPELIKDAMSHASDEYTALKNAVWGTGLFVHVPKNKIIKNISLNTIFGTGKTIKNDIFYIEENSDVQLINYTNIKESGQYLDGATYIINNNAKLKSLYLGDGASHSLMSVKESILNKDAKEEWYYALKNFEYHLMDSKSIYIGQSSSAKVVGAAIGKNKQVYESITDALHTAPDTTSFSNIKVALLDYSRAIMRGNIKIEKDATRSNAFYEGNALLLNRGTNSITLPFLEIDGSGSVARHAATSTNVDPDHIFYLLTRGLDEISAKKILVDGFLDEVVRQILITEGTRFLNIGE from the coding sequence ATGATCTCTGATGATGACCTTATAAACATTTCAAATTCGAATAATGAACCAGGCTGGTTTTTAGATCTGAGACTTAAAAATCTAGAACTTTTTCATTTTTTTCAGTCTAGGAAGATTGCAGATTCACCAGTTGAAAAAAATTATTTTGACAAAGATAAATACATTCAAAATTTGCTTGATAATTTTTCTAATAAACAAAAAACAAAGGGATTGTTCGAGTATAAAAACAACAGAGTATGTTTTGATCTATCGCAAAAAAAAGATTTAGATATCCATCTAAATCTTGACGGAGTAGAAATAATAGATATAAATGATGCTATAAAGAAATATCCAGAGCTCATTAAAGATGCTATGAGTCATGCTTCTGATGAATATACTGCCTTGAAAAATGCGGTTTGGGGCACTGGATTGTTTGTGCATGTCCCGAAAAATAAGATAATAAAGAACATAAGCCTGAACACGATCTTTGGAACTGGTAAAACTATAAAAAACGACATATTTTACATTGAAGAAAACAGTGATGTTCAGCTTATAAACTATACGAACATAAAAGAGTCTGGCCAATATTTGGATGGTGCTACATATATAATCAACAACAATGCAAAGCTAAAATCATTGTATTTAGGAGACGGTGCATCGCACAGCCTAATGTCTGTCAAAGAATCAATATTAAATAAAGATGCTAAAGAAGAATGGTACTATGCTCTTAAGAACTTTGAGTATCATCTTATGGATTCCAAGAGCATATATATAGGGCAATCCAGTTCTGCAAAAGTTGTTGGTGCGGCAATCGGAAAAAACAAGCAAGTATATGAGAGCATTACAGATGCGCTTCATACAGCTCCAGATACTACCAGCTTTTCAAATATCAAGGTTGCATTGTTAGATTATTCAAGGGCTATAATGCGCGGCAACATAAAGATTGAGAAAGATGCAACGAGAAGCAATGCATTTTATGAAGGCAATGCACTGTTGTTAAACAGAGGCACAAACAGCATAACACTGCCATTTTTGGAAATAGACGGCTCTGGCTCTGTAGCCAGGCATGCGGCCACTTCCACAAATGTAGATCCCGATCACATTTTTTATTTGTTAACGAGAGGTCTCGATGAGATCAGTGCCAAAAAGATACTTGTTGATGGATTTTTGGATGAGGTAGTGAGACAGATATTGATAACTGAGGGCACTAGATTTTTGAATATAGGTGAGTGA
- the sufB gene encoding Fe-S cluster assembly protein SufB: MKDKIIERDEQKYNFVTPQKYEFVTEKGLSKKVVEEISEVKKEPDWMRRLRLKSLEIFLEAPMPNWGPDLRELNFDDITYYLRPESIKTRSWNDVPKDIKDTFEALGVPEMERKYLAGSVAQFESEGVYANIKKELDAKGVIFSDLDTALKEHPDIVKEYFMKAVPMRDNKFSALHGAVWSGGSFVYVPAGVKLDLPLMTYFRMNSAQEGQFEHTLIIAEKDSAVSYIEGCTAPVYNLSSLHSAVVEIYVKEKAKVRYTTVQNWSKDIYNLNTKRAWVDRDGKMEWVGGSLGSKVTMLYPSSYLRGERATASHLNIVLSSGNTWKDGGAKVLHLAPNTSSKVISKSISMDGGVSVYRGLLRISKGAYNSKSHVQCDALILDDRSKSITYPHNEVYEDSATVAHEASVGKIGEEELFYMQTRGLKEDEARSMIVLGFLDDVMKEIPLEFSLELNRLIKLEMSKLGAVG; this comes from the coding sequence ATGAAAGATAAGATAATAGAGCGCGATGAGCAAAAATACAATTTTGTAACGCCCCAAAAATATGAGTTTGTTACAGAAAAAGGATTGAGCAAAAAGGTAGTGGAAGAGATCTCGGAGGTTAAGAAAGAACCAGACTGGATGCGCAGATTAAGATTAAAGTCATTAGAGATATTTCTTGAAGCTCCTATGCCAAACTGGGGTCCTGATTTAAGAGAACTAAACTTTGATGATATCACCTATTATTTACGGCCAGAATCTATAAAGACTAGAAGCTGGAATGATGTACCTAAGGACATAAAAGACACATTTGAAGCTCTTGGCGTTCCTGAAATGGAGCGCAAGTATCTTGCAGGCTCTGTTGCACAGTTTGAATCTGAAGGAGTGTATGCAAACATAAAGAAAGAGCTTGATGCAAAAGGTGTGATATTCTCAGATCTGGATACTGCTTTGAAGGAGCATCCGGACATTGTAAAAGAGTATTTTATGAAAGCAGTGCCTATGCGAGACAACAAATTTTCTGCATTGCATGGTGCAGTCTGGAGCGGTGGCAGCTTTGTTTATGTGCCTGCAGGAGTAAAACTGGACCTGCCTTTAATGACTTATTTCAGAATGAACTCTGCGCAAGAAGGGCAATTTGAACATACCTTAATCATAGCAGAAAAAGACAGTGCGGTCAGTTATATTGAGGGGTGTACTGCGCCAGTTTACAATCTCAGTTCTTTGCACAGTGCAGTGGTAGAGATCTATGTTAAAGAAAAGGCCAAAGTAAGATACACAACTGTTCAAAACTGGAGCAAGGATATTTACAATTTAAATACAAAACGGGCATGGGTCGATCGAGATGGAAAGATGGAGTGGGTAGGGGGCAGCCTTGGTTCTAAAGTAACAATGCTATATCCATCCAGTTATCTAAGAGGTGAACGAGCAACAGCATCGCATCTGAACATCGTATTGAGCTCAGGCAATACTTGGAAAGATGGTGGTGCAAAAGTGTTGCATCTGGCACCTAACACTTCTTCGAAGGTCATATCAAAAAGCATCAGCATGGATGGTGGTGTATCTGTTTACAGAGGTTTGTTGAGGATCTCAAAAGGTGCATATAACTCAAAATCGCATGTACAGTGTGATGCGCTAATTCTAGATGACCGTTCTAAATCCATCACCTATCCTCACAATGAAGTTTATGAAGATTCTGCTACTGTTGCGCATGAAGCCAGCGTTGGCAAGATCGGTGAAGAAGAGCTGTTTTATATGCAGACCCGAGGTCTGAAAGAGGATGAGGCAAGGTCTATGATCGTACTTGGGTTTTTGGATGATGTAATGAAAGAAATACCTCTTGAATTTTCGCTGGAGCTAAACAGGCTTATCAAGTTAGAAATGAGCAAGTTGGGGGCGGTCGGATGA
- the sufC gene encoding Fe-S cluster assembly ATPase SufC, with protein MISLKIEDIHAEIENKEILRGVNLEIRQGEIHALMGPNGSGKTTLAHIIFGDKKYKITKGRILLDDEDITNLPTEERAKKGLFLTFQAPISLPGVKLFTLIRSAYLAEHPTENINFKDFITKVQEKSKVLSLDPSFLGRNTNEGFSGGERKKSEILQMATLLPKIAVVDEIDSGLDVDALETVANSLNSIITGSDSMGALIITHYQRILKYLKPHYVHVLYNGKILRSGDYSLAMQIEEKGYDWIRNM; from the coding sequence ATGATTAGCTTGAAGATAGAAGATATTCATGCAGAAATAGAGAACAAAGAAATTTTAAGAGGTGTAAATTTAGAGATTCGGCAGGGGGAGATTCATGCGTTGATGGGCCCGAATGGCAGTGGCAAAACTACACTTGCTCATATAATATTCGGAGATAAAAAATATAAAATTACAAAGGGAAGAATTTTGCTAGATGATGAAGATATTACGAACTTGCCCACAGAAGAACGTGCGAAAAAAGGATTGTTTTTAACGTTTCAGGCCCCGATCTCACTTCCCGGAGTCAAGCTTTTTACACTGATCAGATCTGCATATTTAGCTGAGCACCCTACTGAAAATATTAATTTTAAAGATTTCATAACAAAAGTGCAGGAAAAATCAAAAGTGTTAAGTCTTGATCCATCATTTCTGGGAAGAAATACAAATGAAGGTTTTTCTGGCGGAGAGCGAAAAAAATCGGAAATTTTGCAGATGGCTACATTACTTCCGAAAATAGCGGTTGTTGATGAAATTGATTCTGGGCTTGATGTAGATGCCCTAGAAACGGTTGCAAATTCACTGAACAGCATAATTACAGGCTCTGACTCTATGGGAGCATTGATAATAACACATTATCAGCGCATACTTAAGTATCTAAAACCACATTATGTTCATGTATTATACAATGGCAAAATTCTAAGATCCGGAGATTATAGTCTGGCCATGCAAATTGAAGAAAAAGGCTATGACTGGATAAGAAATATGTAA